The following DNA comes from Verrucomicrobiia bacterium.
ATCGGCGCGATCCATTCGGTCGTGTTCGGCGGGTTCAGCGCGCAGTCGGTGGCGGATCGTATCCAGGATTGCCAAGCGAAGCTGGTGATCACGTCGGATGGCGGTTATCGCCGTGGCTCGGTGGTGCAGTTGAAGAAGAACGTGGATGATGCGCTGGAGCTCAAGGGGCCGGATGGCGAATCGCTCACGAAGACGATCGAGAAGGTGATCGTGCTGCGTCGCTCGAATAATGATATCCATATCAAGGAAGGTCGCGACGTCTGGTGGCATCGCGAGTTGGAATACGTGGATGCGAATTGTCCGGCGGAGCAGATGGATAGCGAAGCACCGTTATTCATCCTTTACACGTCCGGTTCCACGGGCAAGCCGAAGGGTATTCTCCACACGACGGGCGGTTACTTGCTCACGGCGAAGATGACGTCCAAGTATGTCTTCGATCTGCGGGATGAGGATGTTTACTGGTGCACGGCGGATATCGGCTGGGTGACGGGTCATAGCTATGTGGTTTACGGGCCGCTGGCGAATGGCGCGACGAGCCTCATGTATGAGGGCGCGCCGAACTGGCCGGAGCCGGATCGTTTCTGGCGCATCATCGCGAAGTACGGTGTGACGATCCTCTACACGGCTCCGACGGCGATTCGTGCGTTCATGAAGTGGGGCGATGACTGGGTGAAGAAGCATGATCTCAGCTCGTTGCGCCTGCTCGGTTCCGTGGGTGAACCGATCAATCCGGAAGCGTGGATGTGGTATCACACGGTGGTGGGTGGCGGACGCTGCCCGATCGTGGATACGTGGTGGCAGACGGAGACGGGTGGCATCATGATCACGCCGTTGCCGGGTGCGACGCCGCTGAAGCCGGGCACGGCGACGTTGCCGTTCTTTGGCATCTTGCCGGAGGTGGTGGATGACAAGGGCAAGGCGGTGCCGAAAGATTCCGGTGGCAAGCTGGTGGTGCGGAAGCCGTGGCCGGGCATGTTGCGCGGCATCTGGGGTGACCCGAAGCGTTTCAAGGAAACGTATTGGACCGAGGTGAAGGGGAGTTACTTCACGGGCGACGGTTGCCGCCAGGACAAGGACGGGTATTTCTGGATCGTGGGCCGTATCGATGACGTGCTGAATGTGGCAGGGCATCGTATCGGCACGGCGGAAGTGGAAAGCGCGCTAGTGAGCCATCCGGCGGTGGCGGAATCCGCAGTGGTGGGTCGCCCGGATGAATTGAAGGGGCAGGCACTGGTGGTGTTCGTGACGTTGAAGACGGGCTTCAAGGGAAGTCCGTCCTTGAAGGACGAACTGCGCCAGCATGTGGGCAAGGAGATCGGTCCGGTGGCTAAGCCGGATGATGTGCGCTTCGCCGAAGCATTGCCGAAGACGCGCTCTGGCAAGATCATGCGCCGGGTGCTGAAACAGATCGCGGCGGGTGAAGAGATCAAGGGCGACGTGACGACGATGGAGGATTACAACGTCATCGCGAAGCTGCTGAAGAACGAATAAGGTCCGGTCCGTTGCACGGACTGGCTAATAGATAAAATTCTAACGGGCCGATTCGAAGGAATCGGCCCGTTTTTATTTTAATGACGAATGACGAAGCTCGAATGACGAAGGAATGAGCAATGTCCAATGACTGAAGGGATTATTTCACGATTGTCATCGCACTGATCTTCCCATTCTTTTCAAAGGTTTTGCTGTAGGAGACTTCGACTTTGGCTTTCGCGTCTTTGATGCCGGGGACGGTTATTGTGGGCACAGAGCTGTAGCCGGAGCCGCCTTCGGTGATCTCGTAGCCGATGACGGCGCCATCTTTCACGAGGGCGTTGGCTTTGGCATCTTTATGCTTCCATGTTTCACCACGGCTTTTCACGTAGCGATAGTAGTTGGAGACTTCATCAAGGCGTTCGTTCGTGATGCCGTGTTTGCCGAGGGCTTTCATCAGCACCTCTTTGTTCTTACGCGCTTCGGCATCGGTGGGGCCGCGATCGGGACCGGCAGGGTGGACGTTGCTGAAGGCATCGCGGAAGACTTGCGGTTGAACGCCGAGAGCTCCGGCGATCAGGATAACGGGGCGGCCTTTATCGCGCGGGTCGGTGTCATAGCCGCCGGAGAACGTGACGGGGATGCGCTTCACGTCTTTGGGCAGTTCTTTGGTGTCGGCGGCGGAGAGATTCAGCACGGTGGCTGCAAGCAGGAGCGAAGACAGGAGTGTGCGCATGGCGATGGGGGTGGTTGAGCTCAGTTGGCCTTTTTCATATCCCGCACACCCGCTTTTTCAAACGCCGGGGCGAGCTTGGCGTAGCATTGTTTCGCTGCGACGATAGGATCGTATTCCTTTTTGTTCCATACCTGACCGCTGACTTCCACGGTCACGGGATCACGATAACCATGGCTCTTCAATAGAGTGAGATACTCGACGTAATCCGTCTTACCATCACCCGGCAAGACGAACTGGAATTTCTCAGCGGTGCCACCATTGGTATCTTTGATGTGTACATAGCGCGTCTGCCCGATCATCAGCGCCATGGACTCGTTAAGTTTGTAGCCGCGCAGTTCAAAGTGGCTGAAATCATAGGTAAGCCTGATCCAAGGACTATTCGCCTGCTTCACGAGCCACGCAGCGTCTTCAGGTGTGTGCAAGGCACCGCCGACGTGGGCTTTGATGGCGATGACGGCTTTGGATGCTTTGCCAACTTCCGCCCATGCGTTCAAGCGTTCGGCCATGGTATCTTTAACTTCCTTCCATTGGTCAGGCTTGCCGCCGAGCGTGGTCTCGATGACCGGCATGCGTTTCGGGGCAAGAGCGTAAGCGAGTTC
Coding sequences within:
- the acs gene encoding acetate--CoA ligase: MSKSEKPTSITSVLHEERVFPPSKAFASKAHIKSLAEYKKIYNESIKAPEKFWDKQAKKELVWFKPWKQVLQWKAPNAKWFVGGKLNVSHNCLDKWLNTPHANKAAIIWEGEPAGPGKVGEERVITYKQLHREVCMFANVLKRNGVKAGDRVLIYLPMVPEAAVAMLACTRIGAIHSVVFGGFSAQSVADRIQDCQAKLVITSDGGYRRGSVVQLKKNVDDALELKGPDGESLTKTIEKVIVLRRSNNDIHIKEGRDVWWHRELEYVDANCPAEQMDSEAPLFILYTSGSTGKPKGILHTTGGYLLTAKMTSKYVFDLRDEDVYWCTADIGWVTGHSYVVYGPLANGATSLMYEGAPNWPEPDRFWRIIAKYGVTILYTAPTAIRAFMKWGDDWVKKHDLSSLRLLGSVGEPINPEAWMWYHTVVGGGRCPIVDTWWQTETGGIMITPLPGATPLKPGTATLPFFGILPEVVDDKGKAVPKDSGGKLVVRKPWPGMLRGIWGDPKRFKETYWTEVKGSYFTGDGCRQDKDGYFWIVGRIDDVLNVAGHRIGTAEVESALVSHPAVAESAVVGRPDELKGQALVVFVTLKTGFKGSPSLKDELRQHVGKEIGPVAKPDDVRFAEALPKTRSGKIMRRVLKQIAAGEEIKGDVTTMEDYNVIAKLLKNE
- a CDS encoding sugar phosphate isomerase/epimerase, which encodes MSFPANSANELSRRSFLTRCAAGALAVSTGITTDSFAAPKGGPMIPFGMSLYGMKSLEVDVALRTCAEIGYDSVEWVCNAGWPTEPKNIPANERKRLAALIDSLGLRLHGMMENLSLLAQPDTLKSNLDRLKDAAELAYALAPKRMPVIETTLGGKPDQWKEVKDTMAERLNAWAEVGKASKAVIAIKAHVGGALHTPEDAAWLVKQANSPWIRLTYDFSHFELRGYKLNESMALMIGQTRYVHIKDTNGGTAEKFQFVLPGDGKTDYVEYLTLLKSHGYRDPVTVEVSGQVWNKKEYDPIVAAKQCYAKLAPAFEKAGVRDMKKAN